GACCTCCGTGTCCACTTTTCGGATCTCCTCCGCTGCCGACATGCCATCCATAAATTTCATTTCCACATCCATAAGAATAATGTCATACTGGGACTGATACTTATTAACGATCTGATCCCCGTCCGAATAGATCGTGATATCAAAAGCCTCCCCATTTTCTTTTTCATATTGATGTAAAAATTCCTCAAGCTGCTTTGCATACATCGCTTCATCTTCTACGATTGCAATTTTTATCATATATTTTTCTCCATTTTCTTTTCCAGTGTACCTGCTCCAATTCGCCGTTCGGCAATCATGTGAACATGTTGACTCACCTGCGCTCATGATATCATCCCCCACAAACGTTTTGTGAACGCAAATGGGGACCTGCACCAAATTTATTTTAGTACAAGTCCCTGTTATTTACCACTTTTTTATCTGATTACATTTTACCTAATCACGTTTCACTGCCGCTTTGATCAGGTGCGCTGTTCCCTTAATGCGGTGTCCGTTTGCCATCTCGGTCAAAGCTTCTGCCATCTTCATTGTGACAAAACCACCTGTCATTTTTGCATAGCCGCGGATCGGCATATTGTAATTAAACAATACGTTCAGATTCGGTTTTCCCTGCCATTCGCTGATCTTTAACAAAATACGCAGTACCCCGTAAAACAGTTTACCAAAAATTCCTTTTCCATAATAAAGCTGGCAGACTGCATCATTCATACGGATTTCTCCGCTCCAGCTTCCATCCGGGATCTCTCTGCCATACAGTCTGCGGAATGTATCATCAGAAATATTTTTGATCTCACCATTAAAATATTCCGGCAGGCTTTCTCTGCTGTAACCACCCTCTGTGACAGTTCCATTTACCGCAAGTGATCCCGCAAGCAGCATTTCTTCCGCATTGCTTCCGATCATGATCTGATAGGTTCCCGTTTCCACTTCCCAGCTGTCTGTCCGTGTATCATAAAAACGAAATGTCTTATCGTCAAATAAAATCCTTATTTCTTTTTCTTCTCCCGGAGCCAGTTCCACCCGCGCGAAGCCTTTCAGTTCGCGCAGCGGACGGAACACGGAATCAGATTCTTTTCCGACATAAAGCTGTGCAATCTCTGTTCCGGTCACATCTCCGGTATTTTTAATTTTAAATGTCACACCATCCTGATCTACCGCCAGATCACGGTATGTAAATGTGGTATAACTGAGTCCGAAACCAAACGGGAAACGCACTTTTTTACCTACTGTCGTGTAGTAGCGGTATCCTACATAAAGTCCCTCCCGGTATTCGCTGCTTCTCTCTTTGCTCGGATAATATTCATACGCCGGTGTATCTTCATAATGAAGCGGATAGGTCTCATTCAGTTTTCCGGACGGGCAGACTTTTCCGGTCAGAACGTTAAGAATCGCTGACGCACCCGCCTGACCGCCGAGGTAACCGTGCACAATTCCTTTGACATACGGATACCACGGCATTTCCACGGAAGATCCCGCTGAAAGAACTACGATCACATTTTTATTTACCGTGGTAAGTTCATTGATCAATTCGTCCTGTGCTACAGGCATATGCATATGGGTACGGTCGAGTCCCTCCGACTCGCTGATCTCGTCAAGACCTCCGAAAAACAGCACCACATCCGCATTTTTTGCTGCATCAACAGCTGCCTTTACCAGTTTAGCATTTGGTTTTCTGTTTCTGATATACCCCTGTTCATAGGCTGTCATCGTAAGTCCGCTGTCTTTTATCTCCTCTAATATGGACTCCGGCGGCATTGCCGGATTCACTAAGGAAGATCCTGCTCCCTGATATCGCGGAGTCTTTGCAAAGTCTCCGATCACAGCCACTTTTGTCCCCTGTTTTAATGGAAGGATCTGCTCTTCATTTTTTAAAAGGACGATGCTCTCCTCGGCCGCTTTGCGTGCAAGTTTATGATGCGCTTCCTTATTGAAAGTAGTTCCTTTTCCATCCACGGTCGCCTGATGCGTCGCAAAAATGACACGGAGCAGTTCAT
The Roseburia rectibacter DNA segment above includes these coding regions:
- a CDS encoding glycoside hydrolase family 3 C-terminal domain-containing protein, whose product is MSLKYESIIKQMSLEEKALMMSGKNTWETVDFEKYGIPSMAMSDGPHGLRRQAGAGDHLGLNASLPATCFPTAASVANSWDETLGEEIGTALAEEAVTMDVNVILGPGLNIKRSPLCGRNFEYFSEDPYHAGKMAAAYVRGIQSKGIAACPKHFAANSQELRRMANDSVVDERTFREIYTTGFEIAVKEGKAKSIMSSYNEVNGVYANENRHMLQEILVDEWGFDGYVVSDWGGSNDHALGVKNGSHLEMPGTGKSGMHDIVNAVKNGTLEESVLDQRLDELLRVIFATHQATVDGKGTTFNKEAHHKLARKAAEESIVLLKNEEQILPLKQGTKVAVIGDFAKTPRYQGAGSSLVNPAMPPESILEEIKDSGLTMTAYEQGYIRNRKPNAKLVKAAVDAAKNADVVLFFGGLDEISESEGLDRTHMHMPVAQDELINELTTVNKNVIVVLSAGSSVEMPWYPYVKGIVHGYLGGQAGASAILNVLTGKVCPSGKLNETYPLHYEDTPAYEYYPSKERSSEYREGLYVGYRYYTTVGKKVRFPFGFGLSYTTFTYRDLAVDQDGVTFKIKNTGDVTGTEIAQLYVGKESDSVFRPLRELKGFARVELAPGEEKEIRILFDDKTFRFYDTRTDSWEVETGTYQIMIGSNAEEMLLAGSLAVNGTVTEGGYSRESLPEYFNGEIKNISDDTFRRLYGREIPDGSWSGEIRMNDAVCQLYYGKGIFGKLFYGVLRILLKISEWQGKPNLNVLFNYNMPIRGYAKMTGGFVTMKMAEALTEMANGHRIKGTAHLIKAAVKRD